One region of Camelina sativa cultivar DH55 chromosome 6, Cs, whole genome shotgun sequence genomic DNA includes:
- the LOC109133368 gene encoding dirigent protein 9-like translates to MGTSHNKLLKECNLTEAEEDDGSDDNSGPAPTTTNTPSAITVPAGPAGATAGEHEPLLEFFMHDVLGGSHPSARVVTGIVAQTEVNGIPFSKASNSIFPVDNGVPLVNSNNINSVINPNTAPLLTGLGGAQTSTVIQNTNGNSNDALSANNLPFVTAGNLPPGAALQHLMFGTITVVDDELTESHELGSAVIGRAQGFYLASSLDGTSQTLSLTVLLHGEHDHHDTLDDAISFFGVHRTASHASQIARMQSEMKKNE, encoded by the exons ATGGGTACAAGTCACAATAAGCTTTTGAA AGAATGCAATCTNACCGAAGCTGAGGAGGATGATGGATCCGATGACAATTCAGGACCCGCACCCACAACCACAAATACTCCATCAGCAATTACAGTCCCAGCCGGTCCAGCAGGTGCTACAGCGGGTGAACACGAGCCATTACTAGAGTTCTTTATGCATGACGTGCTAGGCGGGTCTCACCCATCGGCTCGTGTGGTTACCGGAATAGTAGCTCAAACCGAAGTGAATGGAATACCATTCTCTAAGGCCAGCAACAGCATTTTCCCGGTTGACAATGGAGTTCCACTGGTcaactcaaacaacatcaacagTGTTATTAACCCAAACACAGCTCCACTTCTCACAGGACTTGGCGGTGCTCAAACCTCCACCGTAATCCAAAACACTAATGGGAATTCCAACGATGCTCTTAGCGCAAACAATCTCCCTTTTGTAACCGCCGGAAACCTCCCTCCTGGTGCTGCCCTCCAGCATCTCATGTTCGGAACCATAACCGTTGTGGACGATGAACTAACCGAAAGCCACGAGCTCGGCTCAGCTGTTATAGGGAGAGCTCAAGGCTTTTACTTGGCCAGTTCTTTGGACGGCACAAGCCAGACTCTTTCTTTGACCGTGTTGCTACATGGAGAGCATGACCATCATGACACTTTAGACGACGCCATTAGTTTCTTTGGAGTTCACCGGACCGCCTCTCATGCCTCTCAGATTGCA
- the LOC104792766 gene encoding dirigent protein 9-like gives MAKAFHIIIILFLTSFNLLAVINSSRLLDEIQPQPQLIPTGQIPMVAPTEAEEDDGSDDNSGPAPTTTNTPSAITVPAGPAGATAGEHEPLLEFFMHDVLGGSHPSARVVTGIVAQTEVNGIPFSKASNSIFPVDNGVPLVNSNNINSVINPNTAPLLTGLGGAQTSTVIQNTNGNSNDALSANNLPFVTAGNLPPGAALQHLMFGTITVVDDELTESHELGSAVIGRAQGFYLASSLDGTSQTLSLTVLLHGEHDHHDTLDDAISFFGVHRTASHASQIAVIGGTGKFEHAKGYAIVETLHNQNNQHITDGQDTILHFSIYLTYKA, from the coding sequence ATGGCCAAAGCTTTTCACATAATCATCATTCTGTTCCTCACATCATTCAATCTCCTCGCAGTCATCAACTCTTCTAGACTTCTTGACGAGATCCAACCTCAGCCTCAGTTAATCCCTACAGGCCAAATCCCCATGGTGGCTCCAACCGAAGCTGAGGAGGATGATGGATCCGATGACAATTCAGGACCCGCACCCACAACCACAAATACTCCATCAGCAATTACAGTCCCAGCCGGTCCAGCAGGTGCTACAGCGGGTGAACACGAGCCATTACTAGAGTTCTTTATGCATGACGTGCTAGGCGGGTCTCACCCATCGGCTCGTGTGGTTACCGGAATAGTAGCTCAAACCGAAGTGAATGGAATACCATTCTCTAAGGCCAGCAACAGCATTTTCCCGGTTGACAATGGAGTTCCACTGGTcaactcaaacaacatcaacagTGTTATTAACCCAAACACAGCTCCACTTCTCACAGGACTTGGCGGTGCTCAAACCTCCACCGTAATCCAAAACACTAATGGGAATTCCAACGATGCTCTTAGCGCAAACAATCTCCCTTTTGTAACCGCCGGAAACCTCCCTCCTGGTGCTGCCCTCCAGCATCTCATGTTCGGAACCATAACCGTTGTGGACGATGAACTAACCGAAAGCCACGAGCTCGGCTCAGCTGTTATAGGGAGAGCTCAAGGCTTTTACTTGGCCAGTTCTTTGGACGGCACAAGCCAGACTCTTTCTTTGACCGTGTTGCTACATGGAGAGCATGACCATCATGACACTTTAGACGACGCCATTAGTTTCTTTGGAGTTCACCGGACCGCCTCTCATGCCTCTCAGATTGCAGTTATTGGCGGGACTGGGAAGTTCGAGCACGCGAAAGGGTATGCCATAGTGGAAACTCTGCATAACCAGAACAACCAGCATATCACTGATGGTCAAGACACCATCCTCCATTTCAGTATATACCTCACCTACAAAGCTTGA